The Desulfovibrio fairfieldensis sequence GGCTGCATGCGCCCAGCGATTTCCGCCGCCGCGCGACGGGCCTCCGGAGTTTCGATGATCTGGGCGTAAGCGCCGCGCAGGCCGGAGAGAATATGCACCACGCTGTCCAGGGACTCCACGTTCATTTTCAGATTGGCCTGCAGGAGCCGCGCGGTACAGAGGATATACAGATTGTTGAGGTTCACGGCCAGGCTGCCGCCCTTGTCCATGTTCAGGGAGGCGGAAAGTTCATTGACGATGTCGATGACCTTGGAAATCAGAATGCCTTTGCCCGCGAAATCCCTGGCCAGCATCTTGTCGCGCGCCTGCTGAAGATAATTGAGCGCGCCGTCGTAGAGCATGATCAGAAGCTGCCCCTGATCCGTGGTGCTGACCTTGGTTTGGAAATATGCTTGCGCCGCTTTGTTCATAGGCTGTTCCTTCTCGTTGCCCGCGCCGGTCCGCCGTGCCGGAGCGGAAAGCACTGTTCAGTGCGGGTAACTTTTTAAAATTGACCCGCCCTAGGGTCTGTTAACACTATAGAATTTTTGTTCGCCTGCAAGGAAGATAAACCTGCTTTGAGGGAGTGTACTCTTCTGGTACTCGACCGAAAAAGCAGGTGAAATCTGACGCGGCAGGAGGGCAAAAAGGCATAGCGTTAACAGGCCCTAGTCGTTGCCGCTCAACTGCTTGAGCTGCGATTCCAGCGTCTTCTGCTGCTCGCTGTAATTCTTGAGCAGGGTTTCCAGGTTGGCGAAAATCGTCTTCTGCCGCGCCTCCCAGGTTTCCAGACGGTACTGCTCGCGCTCGATCTTCTTGTCGATATTCTCCATGATGCTCTTGTAGTTGTCCCGCAAAGACATCAGGGCGCCGTTCTTGGACTTCAGGGCAATGACGTCGTCTATTTCAGACTGCGTCATATTGCTCGTGATATTCGCAGCCGTGAAATTCAGTTCGTCCTTGAAAAAACTGTTTACCGTCTGCGTCAGGCCCTGCTTGATGCGCACATACATGGGCTCTTCGCCGGCCTGGGGGTGATCACCGAGGCTCAGGTCGTCAATCTGGATGGACAGGCCGCGCGCGTCGCCCCTGGCCACGCTGAAATAATTGCCCGGCATGCTTTCGTCGCGCGTGGCCTCCACGCCGCCGATGGTCACATTGGTGATTTGGGGCTTGCCGTCGCTGCCCGTCTCCACATGGTACTTTACTTCGTAATTGCCTGCCTTGGTAATGCCCTCGACATGGCTGCCGTAGCGGAAATCGGCGCTGGTGGAAGAACCCGTGCCGCTGGCGCAGAAAAAATCCACCACGGCTTCCAGGTTGTTGGTGATCATGTCATTGTAGCTTTCCTTGTCCAGCGTCTGCAATTCCGCAATGCCGGACTTGGGGGCGATCACCAGCAGCCCGTAGGTCTCGCTGCTTTCATCCGTGTCGGTCT is a genomic window containing:
- the fliS gene encoding flagellar export chaperone FliS, producing MNKAAQAYFQTKVSTTDQGQLLIMLYDGALNYLQQARDKMLARDFAGKGILISKVIDIVNELSASLNMDKGGSLAVNLNNLYILCTARLLQANLKMNVESLDSVVHILSGLRGAYAQIIETPEARRAAAEIAGRMQPAGSAMKTAQPIMQAPVTAVPRAHARAAYGRNAMQPGIPAAAPTAPSAPAEAAARAHVQNFAPPAAPVAPVAARLPGAYAKPDNS